The following coding sequences are from one Sesamum indicum cultivar Zhongzhi No. 13 linkage group LG11, S_indicum_v1.0, whole genome shotgun sequence window:
- the LOC105173327 gene encoding malate dehydrogenase, cytoplasmic produces the protein MDQFLSVEKAVVLVGCVYLSWRIIKHIWSFLDVEKEPLTVLVTGAAGQIGYALVPMIARGAMLGPNQPVIIHMLDIEPNAEVLNGVKMELIDAAFPLLKGVVATTDVVEACNGVNIAVMVGGSPRKEGMERKDVASRNASIYKAQASALEQYAAPDCKVLVVANPANTNALILKEFAPSIPEKNITCLTRLDHNRALGQISERLNVHVSDVKNVIIWGNHSSTQYPDVNHATVSTNAGQKSVKELVGDDKWLKTEFITTVQQRGTAIIKARKLSSALSAASSACDHIHDWVIGTPKDTWVSMGVPSDGSYGIPPGLIYSFPVTCEKGEWSIVQGLKIDEFSREKMDATAKELMEEKSLAFSCLN, from the exons ATGGATCAATTTTTGTCAGTTGAAAAGGCTGTCGTTTTGGTTGGTTGTGTATACTTGTCATGGAGAATTATTAAGCACATATGGAGCTTCTTGGACGTAGAAAAGGAACCCCTTACCGTTCTTGTGACCGGGGCAGCAG GCCAAATAGGCTATGCTCTTGTTCCCATGATAGCTAGAGGGGCGATGCTCGGTCCCAATCAACCTGTGATCATACACATGCTCGATATTGAACCTAATGCTGAGGTGTTGAATGGGGTGAAAATGGAGTTGATTGATGCCGCTTTCCCCCTTCTCAAAG GCGTTGTTGCCACGACGGACGTTGTTGAAGCTTGCAACGGCGTTAATATTGCGGTTATGGTGGGCGGATCCCCACGCAAGGAAGGCATGGAACGGAAGGATGTGGCGTCCAGAAATGCGTCCATTTACAAGGCTCAGGCCTCGGCTTTGGAGCAATATGCTGCTCCGGATTGCAAA GTTTTGGTGGTTGCCAACCCAGCCAACACCAATGCACTaatcttgaaagaatttgccCCTTCAATCCCAGAGAAGAACATCACCTGCCTCACAAGACTTGATCATAATAGAGCTCTAGGTCAGATCTCGGAAAGGCTAAATGTTCACGTTAGCGATGTCAAGAACGTAATCATATGGGGAAACCATTCATCCACACAATATCCAGACGTAAATCATGCAACCGTGAGCACCAATGCTGGACAGAAGTCTGTTAAAGAACTTGTTGGCGATGATAAATG GTTAAAAACGGAGTTCATCACCACCGTGCAGCAGAGGGGTACGGCCATCATTAAAGCTCGAAAGCTCTCTAGTGCGTTATCTGCTGCAAGCTCGGCCTGTGATCATATACATGATTGGGTCATTGGAACTCCAAAG GACACCTGGGTGTCGATGGGCGTACCATCTGATGGATCTTATGGCATACCCCCTGGCCTGATTTACTCATTTCCCGTCACTTGTGAAAAAGGAGAGTGGTCGATCGTACAAG GTCTCAAGATCGATGAATTTTCAAGGGAGAAGATGGACGCGACTGCAAAGGAGTTGATGGAGGAGAAATCACTGGCCTTTTCATGCCTTAATTGA